A single region of the Sphingomonas sp. LY29 genome encodes:
- the atpA gene encoding F0F1 ATP synthase subunit alpha, with amino-acid sequence MDIRAAEISRVIRDQIANFDADAQVSEVGSVLSVGDGIARIHGLDNVQAGEMVEFANGVKGMALNLEADNVGVVIFGSDTGITEGSTAKRTGTIVDVPVGKGLLGRVVDALGNPIDGKGPIVAEKRSRVEVKAPGIIPRKSVHEPVQTGLKALDALVPVGRGQRELIIGDRQTGKTAVALDTFINQKAANAGDDESQKLYCIYVAIGQKRSTVAQIVRALEENGAMEYSIVVAATASEPAPLQFLAPYTGCAMGEYFRDNGMHAVIVYDDLSKQAVAYRQMSLLLRRPPGREAYPGDVFYLHSRLLERAAKMNDDNGNGSLTALPIIETQAGDVSAYIPTNVISITDGQIFLETDLFYQGIRPAINVGLSVSRVGSAAQTKAMKKVAGSIKLELAQYREMAAFAQFGSDLDASTQKLLARGARLTELLKQAQYAPMPIEEQVASIYAGTQGFVDAVETKDVTRYEQAMLSYLRSDHADVLKSIRDTKALDDDTAAKLKDALTAFGKQFA; translated from the coding sequence ATGGATATCCGCGCCGCTGAAATTTCCCGCGTCATTCGCGACCAGATCGCGAACTTCGACGCCGACGCGCAGGTTTCCGAAGTCGGCAGCGTGCTGTCGGTCGGTGACGGCATCGCCCGCATCCACGGCCTCGACAATGTCCAGGCCGGTGAGATGGTCGAATTCGCCAATGGCGTGAAGGGCATGGCGCTCAACCTCGAAGCCGACAACGTCGGCGTCGTCATCTTCGGGTCGGACACCGGCATCACCGAGGGTTCGACCGCCAAGCGTACCGGCACCATCGTCGACGTTCCCGTCGGCAAGGGCCTGCTCGGCCGCGTCGTCGACGCGCTCGGCAACCCGATCGACGGCAAGGGCCCGATCGTCGCCGAGAAGCGCAGCCGCGTCGAAGTGAAGGCGCCGGGCATCATCCCGCGCAAGTCGGTGCACGAACCGGTGCAGACCGGCCTCAAGGCGCTCGACGCGCTCGTTCCCGTCGGCCGTGGCCAGCGCGAGCTGATCATCGGCGATCGTCAGACCGGCAAGACCGCCGTCGCGCTCGACACCTTCATCAATCAGAAGGCGGCCAACGCGGGCGATGACGAGAGCCAGAAGCTCTACTGCATCTACGTCGCGATCGGGCAGAAGCGCTCGACCGTCGCCCAGATCGTCCGCGCGCTCGAAGAAAATGGCGCGATGGAATATTCGATCGTCGTCGCCGCGACCGCGTCGGAGCCGGCTCCGCTGCAGTTTCTCGCGCCCTACACCGGTTGCGCGATGGGCGAATATTTCCGCGACAACGGCATGCACGCCGTCATCGTCTATGACGATCTGTCGAAGCAGGCCGTCGCCTATCGCCAGATGTCGCTGCTGCTGCGCCGTCCGCCGGGCCGCGAAGCCTATCCGGGCGACGTCTTCTATCTTCACTCACGCCTCCTCGAGCGCGCGGCGAAGATGAACGACGACAATGGCAATGGCTCGCTGACCGCGCTGCCGATCATCGAGACGCAGGCAGGCGACGTGTCGGCCTACATTCCGACCAACGTGATCTCGATCACCGACGGCCAGATCTTCCTCGAGACCGACCTGTTCTACCAGGGCATCCGTCCGGCCATCAACGTCGGCCTGTCGGTCAGCCGCGTCGGCTCCGCTGCGCAGACCAAGGCGATGAAGAAGGTCGCCGGCTCGATCAAGCTGGAGCTGGCGCAGTATCGCGAAATGGCTGCCTTCGCGCAGTTCGGTTCGGACCTCGACGCCTCGACGCAGAAGCTTCTCGCTCGCGGCGCCCGCCTGACCGAGCTGCTCAAGCAGGCGCAATATGCGCCGATGCCGATCGAAGAGCAGGTCGCGTCGATCTACGCCGGTACGCAGGGCTTCGTGGACGCCGTCGAGACCAAGGACGTCACCCGCTACGAGCAGGCGATGTTGTCCTACCTTCGGTCGGATCACGCCGACGTCCTCAAGTCGATCCGTGACACCAAGGCACTCGACGACGACACCGCTGCCAAGCTGAAGGACGCGCTGACCGCCTTCGGCAAGCAGTTCGCGTAA
- the atpD gene encoding F0F1 ATP synthase subunit beta, whose product MATAAPAKPKATTADTTPTTSGNLVGSVAQVIGAVVDVAFEGELPPILAALETDNNGNRLVLEVAQHLGENIVRTIAMDATEGLTRGQRVTATGSQIRVPVGPKTLGRIMNVIGEPIDERGPIGSDMTANIHAEAPAFVDQSTEASILVTGIKVIDLLAPYAKGGKIGLFGGAGVGKTVLIQELINNIAKGHGGVSVFAGVGERTREGNDLYHEFLDAGVIAKDADGNPTPEGSKVALVFGQMNEPPGARARVALSGLTQAEYFRDQEGQDVLFFVDNIFRFTQAGSEVSALLGRIPSAVGYQPTLSTDMGQLQERITSTNKGSITSVQAIYVPADDLTDPAPAASFAHLDATTTLSRAISELGIYPAVDPLDSVSRVLTAAVVGQEHYDVARRVQETLQKYKSLQDIIAILGMDELSEEDKLVVSRARKIQRFLSQPFHVAEVFTGIPGKFVQVEDTVASFKAVVEGQYDHLPESAFYMVGGIEEAVAKAEKMANEA is encoded by the coding sequence ATGGCCACCGCCGCCCCCGCCAAGCCCAAGGCCACCACGGCCGACACCACCCCGACCACGAGCGGCAACCTCGTCGGCTCGGTCGCGCAGGTCATCGGCGCCGTCGTCGACGTCGCGTTCGAGGGCGAGCTTCCGCCGATCCTCGCCGCGCTGGAAACCGACAACAACGGCAACCGCCTGGTCCTCGAAGTCGCCCAGCATCTTGGCGAAAACATCGTCCGCACCATCGCGATGGATGCGACCGAGGGCCTGACCCGCGGCCAGCGCGTCACCGCGACCGGTAGCCAGATTCGCGTTCCCGTTGGCCCTAAGACGCTCGGCCGCATCATGAACGTCATCGGTGAGCCGATCGACGAGCGTGGCCCCATCGGCAGCGACATGACCGCCAACATCCACGCCGAGGCCCCGGCCTTCGTCGACCAGTCGACCGAAGCGTCGATCCTGGTCACCGGCATTAAGGTCATCGATCTCCTCGCGCCCTACGCCAAGGGCGGTAAAATCGGCCTGTTCGGCGGCGCCGGTGTCGGCAAGACCGTGCTCATTCAGGAACTGATCAACAATATCGCCAAGGGCCACGGCGGCGTGTCGGTGTTCGCCGGCGTCGGTGAGCGCACCCGCGAAGGCAACGATCTCTACCACGAATTCCTCGACGCGGGCGTGATCGCCAAGGACGCCGACGGCAACCCGACCCCCGAAGGGTCGAAGGTCGCGCTGGTGTTCGGCCAGATGAACGAGCCGCCGGGAGCGCGCGCCCGCGTCGCCCTGTCAGGCCTGACGCAGGCGGAATATTTCCGCGACCAGGAAGGCCAGGACGTCCTGTTCTTCGTCGACAACATTTTCCGCTTCACGCAGGCGGGCTCGGAAGTGTCGGCGCTGCTCGGCCGTATCCCGTCGGCGGTGGGCTATCAGCCGACCCTGTCGACCGACATGGGCCAGCTTCAGGAGCGCATCACCTCGACCAACAAGGGCTCGATCACCTCGGTGCAGGCGATTTACGTGCCCGCCGACGATCTCACCGATCCGGCCCCGGCCGCGTCGTTCGCCCACTTGGACGCCACCACGACGCTGAGCCGCGCGATTTCGGAGCTGGGCATCTACCCGGCGGTCGATCCGCTCGACTCGGTCAGCCGCGTGCTCACCGCCGCGGTCGTCGGCCAGGAGCATTACGACGTCGCCCGCCGCGTCCAGGAGACGCTGCAGAAGTACAAGTCTCTTCAGGACATCATCGCGATCCTCGGCATGGACGAGCTGTCGGAAGAAGATAAGCTGGTCGTGAGCCGCGCTCGCAAGATCCAGCGCTTCCTGTCGCAGCCGTTCCACGTCGCCGAAGTGTTCACCGGCATTCCGGGCAAGTTCGTCCAGGTTGAAGACACCGTCGCTTCGTTCAAGGCGGTTGTCGAAGGCCAGTATGATCACCTGCCGGAAAGCGCCTTCTACATGGTTGGCGGCATCGAAGAAGCGGTCGCCAAGGCCGAAAAGATGGCCAACGAGGCGTAA
- a CDS encoding ATP synthase F1 subunit epsilon: protein MADLHFELVTPEKLVRSDDVHMVVVPGVEGDFGVMAGHAPFMTTLKDGELKVYKTAGGSFDTIAVSGGFAEVGDNGLTILAESAA from the coding sequence ATGGCCGACCTTCACTTCGAACTCGTCACTCCGGAAAAGCTGGTCCGTTCGGACGACGTCCACATGGTGGTCGTTCCCGGCGTCGAAGGCGATTTCGGCGTCATGGCCGGGCACGCGCCCTTCATGACCACGCTGAAGGACGGCGAGTTGAAGGTCTACAAGACCGCCGGCGGATCGTTCGACACGATCGCCGTGTCGGGCGGTTTCGCCGAGGTCGGCGACAACGGCCTGACCATCCTCGCCGAGAGCGCTGCTTAG
- a CDS encoding F0F1 ATP synthase subunit gamma, whose amino-acid sequence MASLKALKLRIGSVKSTQKITKAMKMVAAAKLRRAQSNAEAGRPYATRLSDVVSSLASRVTVGPQSPKLIAGTGKDETHLIVLATGDRGLAGAFNTNIVRAARRKAQELEAQGKKVLFYIVGRKGRPVIARSYPKSIVADHDTSGMKAPGYADAQAIAKDISDRFIGGQFDVAHLAYSEFKSVLVQEPKVDQIIPVVPSKVAETKGNVASAAIEYEPDEEAILAELLPKNVAIQIYRALLENAAGFYGSQMTAMDNATRNAGDMINKLSIKYNRQRQAAITTELVEIISGAEAL is encoded by the coding sequence ATGGCCAGCCTCAAGGCACTGAAGCTTCGCATCGGCTCGGTGAAGTCGACGCAGAAGATCACCAAGGCGATGAAGATGGTCGCTGCGGCGAAGCTTCGTCGCGCGCAGTCGAACGCCGAAGCGGGTCGCCCCTACGCGACCCGTTTGTCGGACGTCGTCTCCTCGCTGGCCAGCCGGGTCACCGTCGGTCCGCAGTCGCCGAAGCTGATCGCGGGCACCGGCAAGGACGAAACCCACCTGATCGTGCTCGCCACCGGCGATCGCGGCCTCGCGGGCGCCTTCAATACCAACATCGTCCGCGCCGCGCGCCGCAAGGCGCAGGAGCTTGAAGCGCAGGGCAAGAAGGTCCTGTTCTACATCGTCGGTCGCAAGGGTCGCCCGGTGATCGCGCGCTCTTATCCCAAGAGCATCGTTGCCGATCACGACACCAGCGGAATGAAGGCGCCAGGCTACGCCGACGCGCAGGCGATCGCCAAGGACATCAGCGACCGCTTCATCGGCGGTCAGTTCGACGTCGCGCACCTCGCGTACAGCGAATTCAAGTCGGTGCTGGTGCAAGAGCCCAAGGTCGACCAGATCATTCCGGTCGTCCCGTCTAAGGTTGCCGAGACCAAGGGCAACGTCGCCTCGGCCGCGATCGAGTATGAGCCCGACGAGGAAGCGATCCTCGCCGAGCTTCTGCCTAAGAACGTCGCGATCCAGATCTACCGCGCGCTGCTCGAGAATGCCGCCGGCTTCTACGGCAGCCAGATGACCGCGATGGACAATGCCACGCGGAACGCCGGCGACATGATCAACAAGCTGTCGATCAAGTACAACCGCCAGCGCCAGGCAGCGATCACCACCGAACTCGTCGAAATCATTTCGGGCGCCGAAGCGCTCTAA